The nucleotide sequence TTAAGTCCAATAGATCTTATTCCTGATTTTATTCCAATTTTAGGATATGTTGATGATTTTTTAATTTTACCTTTACTTATAATGCTATCAATTAAATTAATTCCAAAGGAAATAATAGATGAATGTAGATTAAAAGCTAAAAATGAAAAGATAGAATTTAAAAAAAATTGGAAAGTTGGTTTTATTATAATTCTTTTTTGGATATTTATTATTTTTTTATTAATATATAAAATTTTTAAGTTAATCGTAATTAAATAAAATTAATAGAAAATTAATTTAAATTAAAAATAATAAATAATAAAAAGAAATTAAAAGTTGATAGTTTATGATATATTTTTTAAAAATTATAATTTCAGCACTTTTAATATTTATTATTTCTGAAATTAGCAAAAAATATCCAAAAGTAGGTGGTTTAATTGCTTCTCTCCCACTAGTGTCTTTAATTTCTATTTTATGGTTGTTTTATGAAACAAGAGATAAACAGAAGGTTATAGATTACTGTAACTCTATATATATCTATATTTTCCCCTCTATTTTTATATTTATATTTTTGCCAATATTTTTAAAATTAAATATAAATTTCTATATTTCTCTTTTAATCTCATCATTTATTTGCATTATATTCTATTCTTTGGTTTATTTTATATTAAATAAAAAATTTTTCTAATTTTTTATTAGATTTATTAATTGTAAATTATTTTATTCTTACCTTCCTTTTTTGCTTTATATAATTTTTCATCAACATATTTTATTGCTTCTTTATAAGTAATTTTTTCTGGAATTTGACTTATACCACATGAAATTGAAAAATTGAAATTGTTGTTATCTATTGTGAGAGTTATATTTTCTATTATTTTTATAATTCTCTTCATTAATTTATAGCAATTGTATACTGAAATATTATTTAAAATTATTAAAAACTCATCACCACCATATCTGATACAAATATCAGATTTTCTAAGATTATTTAAAAAAATTCCTCCCAGTGTTTTTAATGTTTCATCTCCAGCCAGATGTCCATATTTATCATTAATTTCTTTCATATTATCTATATCAACTAAGATATAGACCTGGGTTTTTGATTGAACATGCTGTTCTGAGAAAAGTTCCTCAAATAAGTTTCTATTATATACCCCTGTTAAGGAATCTCTTAGTAATTTATTAAAAGCATAATATTGAATTGAATTATAGGATTTTATTATTTTAATTATAAATGATAAAATGAAATAACTAACAATCAAAAATGTTATTCTAATGATAAATCTCCCCCAATTTATATTTATAGTTTTTTCTGAAAGAATACATGATATTGCATAGATAAGAATTATATAAAAAATTGTTAAATTAATTGAACCTTTGTTAGGTAATAAAGTAAGATATTGCAAAATTAGAATATATCCTAAATAAAAATCAGATCTTATTCCTCCTCTCATTGTTATAATAATTGAAATAATTATAGTATCTATATAGATAGTATATTTCTCTATTTTTCTAAAAGAAATAGAATAAATTGTAAAAATTAAAAATAAATTAAATAATAAATAACTTATTAGTATTGCTTGAACAATTAGAAATGATTTAAAATAATTTGAAAAAAATAGGTTAATTATAGCAGTTGATACAGCTAAAAGTTTATAAAATATTATTTTTTTTTGAAGAATTACTTCATCGTTTATAAATATGTTAGAAAAAAGTGATTCTCTCTCTTTTTTTAATTTTTTATCAATATTCTCTCTATCAAGATATTCTGTTTTTTCTGATATTTTATTGTTTTTGTTATTTTCTTTTTCTTTCATATTTATCATATTATAATCTTTTTTTAAACAATTTAAAATTTAAATTTATTAAGTTTTATTAATCTTGTATATTTTTTTATTTTTATTAATTTAATTAAAAAAAATTAAAGATATGTATGACTGAAGAAAAAAATAACATTATATCAAATAATAGTTTTGGTAAAATAAATATTAAAGATCTTTTCATTACTATCTTTGCTCCAATATTATGGAGTTTAGGTGGTCCTGGGATAAGGTTAGTTTCTGTTTCACCCTGGACAATTATATTTTTTAGATCTATTTCAATGAGTATTACTATTTTTTTCTTTATAATAATGTTTTATAGGAAAAATTGTTTTAAAGTTTTTAAGGATTTAGGTATAGAAGGAACTTGGGTATCAATATTACTAGCTTTAACAACTTTTTTTTATGTTCTTTCAATTTCTAAAACTACAGTTGCTAATGCTCTTTTATTACAAGGGACTGCTCCTATTTGGGCTACTTTGTTTGGTTATATTTTATTAAAAGAAAAAATAAACTTTTCAATTATTTTATCTTTATTCTTTTCTTTTTTTGGAATAATTTTAATTTTGTTCAATAAAAATGAAACAAGTTTACTTGCAAACTTAAATGAGAATTTTTTTAGTTTTGATAATTTTTTCAAAGCCACTTTATCAGGTAAAAATTTATTAGGCAATATTTTTGCTTTAATTACTGGATTTTGTCTTGCAGGTCAAATTTTAATAATAAGAAAAAATCCAACTATAAATCTTATACCAGCTACTGTTGTAGGAGGTTTGTTTGCTGCGATATTATCTTTATTTTTTAGACCTGAGTTTTATATTAAATTC is from Spirochaetota bacterium and encodes:
- a CDS encoding DUF1232 domain-containing protein, whose product is MKLINSNKIKLFKNYIKKRIFLLKNDIKTIYFAYQRKDIGLLPKLIALITISYALSPIDLIPDFIPILGYVDDFLILPLLIMLSIKLIPKEIIDECRLKAKNEKIEFKKNWKVGFIIILFWIFIIFLLIYKIFKLIVIK
- a CDS encoding DUF3147 family protein; translation: MIYFLKIIISALLIFIISEISKKYPKVGGLIASLPLVSLISILWLFYETRDKQKVIDYCNSIYIYIFPSIFIFIFLPIFLKLNINFYISLLISSFICIIFYSLVYFILNKKFF
- a CDS encoding GGDEF domain-containing protein; protein product: MINMKEKENNKNNKISEKTEYLDRENIDKKLKKERESLFSNIFINDEVILQKKIIFYKLLAVSTAIINLFFSNYFKSFLIVQAILISYLLFNLFLIFTIYSISFRKIEKYTIYIDTIIISIIITMRGGIRSDFYLGYILILQYLTLLPNKGSINLTIFYIILIYAISCILSEKTININWGRFIIRITFLIVSYFILSFIIKIIKSYNSIQYYAFNKLLRDSLTGVYNRNLFEELFSEQHVQSKTQVYILVDIDNMKEINDKYGHLAGDETLKTLGGIFLNNLRKSDICIRYGGDEFLIILNNISVYNCYKLMKRIIKIIENITLTIDNNNFNFSISCGISQIPEKITYKEAIKYVDEKLYKAKKEGKNKIIYN
- a CDS encoding DMT family transporter, with protein sequence MTEEKNNIISNNSFGKINIKDLFITIFAPILWSLGGPGIRLVSVSPWTIIFFRSISMSITIFFFIIMFYRKNCFKVFKDLGIEGTWVSILLALTTFFYVLSISKTTVANALLLQGTAPIWATLFGYILLKEKINFSIILSLFFSFFGIILILFNKNETSLLANLNENFFSFDNFFKATLSGKNLLGNIFALITGFCLAGQILIIRKNPTINLIPATVVGGLFAAILSLFFRPEFYIKFKDFTILLFLGAIQIGLGYILFYRGSKNLPVNLSSLITLLETLLGPLWVFLIFGEYISKNTIIGGIIILISLIINLYSYKLIK